In Chryseobacterium oranimense, a single window of DNA contains:
- a CDS encoding DegT/DnrJ/EryC1/StrS aminotransferase family protein, with amino-acid sequence MIKFLDLQKVNLQHQEEIENRLLSVFRSGWYLLGGELKNFETNLALYIGSEYALGVANGLDALRLIFRAYIELGFMQPGDEVIVPANTYIASVLALSDNGLVPVFVEPDANTYNIDISKIEEKITPKTKAILIVHLQGRIVFSEELKNIAAKHNLKIVEDNAQAIGAEWKGIKSGNLGDAAGFSFYPGKNLGAIGDAGAVTTNDKELFEAIRAIANYGSNQKYVNIYKGLNSRLDEIQAAVLDVKLKHIGHENGTRREVAKRFIAEINNPKIILPENPADENEHVWHVFVIRTEKRDELQAYLTEKGISTIIHYPIPPHKQEAYKEYNHLSFPVTEKMHEEVLSLPISSVLEEKEIRAIIEAVNSF; translated from the coding sequence ATGATAAAATTCCTTGATCTTCAAAAGGTCAATTTACAGCATCAGGAAGAAATTGAAAACAGACTTTTAAGTGTTTTCCGAAGCGGATGGTATCTGCTGGGAGGCGAACTTAAAAACTTTGAAACCAATCTGGCTTTGTATATAGGTTCAGAATATGCTTTGGGAGTTGCCAACGGACTGGATGCTTTACGCCTTATCTTCAGAGCCTATATAGAGCTAGGATTTATGCAGCCTGGTGATGAAGTCATAGTTCCTGCCAACACCTATATCGCTTCAGTACTGGCTTTATCAGATAACGGGCTGGTTCCTGTATTTGTAGAGCCGGATGCCAATACTTATAATATTGACATTTCAAAAATTGAAGAAAAAATAACACCTAAAACCAAAGCCATCCTGATTGTTCACCTTCAGGGAAGAATTGTTTTTTCAGAAGAGCTTAAAAATATAGCGGCAAAACATAACCTGAAAATTGTAGAAGATAATGCTCAGGCTATTGGCGCAGAATGGAAAGGAATCAAATCAGGAAATCTCGGTGATGCTGCAGGCTTCAGCTTTTACCCCGGGAAAAATCTAGGGGCAATAGGTGATGCAGGCGCTGTAACCACAAATGATAAGGAATTGTTTGAAGCCATACGTGCTATAGCCAATTACGGATCCAACCAGAAATATGTCAATATTTATAAAGGATTAAATTCCAGACTGGATGAAATTCAGGCTGCCGTCCTGGATGTGAAGCTGAAACACATAGGCCACGAAAATGGTACACGAAGAGAAGTAGCAAAGCGTTTTATTGCTGAAATTAACAATCCGAAAATCATCCTTCCCGAAAATCCTGCCGATGAAAATGAACATGTATGGCATGTTTTTGTGATAAGAACGGAAAAAAGAGATGAACTTCAAGCCTATTTAACTGAAAAGGGGATCAGCACCATTATCCACTACCCTATTCCGCCACATAAACAGGAAGCTTACAAGGAATACAATCATCTTTCGTTCCCTGTTACCGAAAAAATGCATGAAGAAGTTCTGAGCCTTCCCATTTCTTCTGTTTTAGAAGAAAAAGAGATCCGGGCAATCATAGAAGCGGTTAACAGCTTCTAG
- a CDS encoding ABC transporter permease yields MTKRDIQSQHRQSLLGFFWILAPVIINSLVWLFLNGAGVVKVSTPDGTPYPVFVILGTTIWSIFAETIQSPITSVNAGKSIISKINFPKEALLMKGFYTSIFNLIIKMIPIIGILIIYHISPSWNLLLFPFYILALTIFAFTIGLIITPLGLIYTDISKILVTGIPFLMYVTPVVYAVPAIGVFKFLFKLNPLTYLINDTRNTLVGAEIHSLMFTIIVTAVSFIFLLIGLVIFRKSMPIVIEKIAG; encoded by the coding sequence ATGACCAAAAGAGATATACAATCTCAGCACAGACAGTCTTTGCTGGGTTTCTTTTGGATTCTGGCCCCTGTCATTATAAACTCCCTGGTTTGGTTATTCCTGAATGGCGCAGGCGTAGTAAAAGTAAGCACTCCCGACGGAACACCTTATCCTGTTTTTGTTATTTTAGGAACCACCATATGGAGTATCTTCGCTGAAACTATCCAAAGTCCTATTACTTCAGTAAATGCAGGAAAATCGATTATTTCAAAAATCAATTTCCCAAAGGAAGCGTTATTAATGAAAGGTTTTTACACCTCTATTTTCAATTTAATTATAAAAATGATTCCTATTATAGGTATTTTAATAATTTATCATATTTCTCCTTCCTGGAATTTGCTTCTTTTTCCTTTTTACATTTTAGCACTGACCATTTTCGCTTTTACCATAGGCCTGATTATTACACCGTTAGGATTAATCTATACAGATATAAGCAAAATACTCGTTACAGGCATTCCGTTTTTAATGTATGTTACGCCTGTAGTATATGCTGTACCGGCAATAGGAGTTTTTAAATTTTTATTTAAACTTAACCCATTAACTTATTTAATTAATGATACCCGAAATACTTTGGTAGGAGCAGAAATACATTCTTTGATGTTCACAATCATTGTAACGGCTGTCAGTTTTATTTTTTTATTAATCGGTCTGGTTATTTTTAGAAAATCGATGCCAATAGTTATTGAAAAAATTGCAGGATAA
- a CDS encoding ketoacyl-ACP synthase III, translating into MAFIKHISTYIPEKVISNEEISKKFPDWESDKILGKIGIRNRNITGEDEFTSDIAVKALNKLVEEYQLDKSSVDYLIVCTQSPDYFLPATACIVQAQAGLNTTCGAIDINQGCSGYIYGLSLANALIDSKMMKNVVLITAETYSKHIHEDDKGNISLFGDAATATLISEDGDYEILKFSVGTDGEGAKNLIVKNGAVRNQKTEDKEDKDNYLHMNGPKIFDFTSKAIPGLVEENLKKNGFEKSDIDTFIFHQANTFMLDFLRKRINIPQENFVIDMLDYGNTVSSTIPIAFKNSFTTRDSKNVMLVGFGVGYSWGAVCLRKNN; encoded by the coding sequence ATGGCTTTTATAAAACATATTTCAACATATATTCCTGAAAAGGTCATTTCCAATGAGGAGATCTCGAAAAAATTTCCTGACTGGGAAAGTGATAAAATTCTGGGAAAAATAGGAATCAGAAACAGAAATATCACCGGTGAAGATGAATTCACCTCAGATATAGCTGTTAAAGCCCTTAACAAGCTCGTTGAAGAATACCAGCTTGACAAATCTTCAGTAGATTACCTCATCGTCTGCACTCAGAGCCCGGACTATTTCCTTCCTGCTACAGCTTGTATTGTACAGGCTCAGGCCGGGTTAAATACCACTTGCGGGGCAATAGATATCAACCAGGGGTGTTCAGGATATATTTACGGATTATCCTTAGCCAATGCTCTTATCGACTCCAAAATGATGAAAAATGTTGTTCTGATAACGGCAGAAACCTACTCAAAACACATTCATGAAGACGACAAAGGTAATATCAGCCTTTTTGGAGATGCAGCCACCGCAACCCTGATCTCCGAAGACGGTGATTATGAAATCCTGAAATTCTCTGTGGGAACCGATGGTGAGGGAGCTAAAAACCTGATCGTTAAAAACGGTGCCGTCAGAAATCAAAAAACAGAAGACAAAGAGGATAAAGACAATTATCTTCACATGAACGGCCCGAAAATTTTTGATTTTACTTCAAAAGCCATTCCCGGTCTTGTAGAAGAAAACCTGAAAAAAAACGGATTTGAAAAAAGCGATATTGATACTTTCATTTTCCATCAGGCCAATACCTTCATGCTGGATTTCCTGAGAAAAAGAATCAATATTCCACAGGAAAACTTCGTGATCGATATGCTGGATTATGGCAATACCGTATCATCCACCATTCCTATTGCTTTTAAAAACTCATTTACAACAAGAGATTCCAAAAATGTAATGCTTGTAGGTTTTGGCGTAGGCTACTCCTGGGGAGCAGTTTGCCTGAGAAAAAATAATTGA
- a CDS encoding acyl carrier protein, with translation MSINEFIKNFQSQLENTDTVIEPETAYNQESYWDSLTAMVIKVMIEDEYGVDIEPEQITSFKNINELYSFIVEKKQ, from the coding sequence ATGTCAATCAATGAATTTATCAAAAATTTCCAGTCTCAGCTGGAAAATACAGATACAGTAATAGAACCTGAAACAGCATATAACCAGGAAAGCTACTGGGATTCGCTCACTGCTATGGTTATCAAGGTAATGATCGAGGATGAATACGGAGTAGATATTGAACCCGAGCAAATCACATCGTTCAAAAATATCAATGAACTTTACTCTTTTATTGTTGAGAAAAAACAGTAA